CGTTATAAGCTCAGGTACTTGAGCAGCCCATCCAGGCGTTCCTGCTCGTTCTCCCCTACTTCGCCGGCCCCGCTGAACTGGGCCGTGATGAGGTAGCCAAACCGCTCGAGCGTAGCCGTAATACGGGCCATGTTGGGAGTATTGAGCTTCAGCGTCAGCCGGATTTTGTAGGGGTCGTGCTCATCCTGGGCCACGTGGGCACTGAGCACCTTGGCGTTGTTTTCCTCGACGTAGCGGCTGATCTGGGTGAGCGAGTAGTCCCGCTCGTCCATCGAAAGCACCAGAATGCCGCCCTGGCCGGCCGCAATGGGCAGCTGCCCGAAAGCTGCCAGCGTGTCGCCCACCGTCACGACGCCCAAGTATTCCTGCTTGTCGTCGAGCACGGGCACGAGCTGCACCTTGTTCTGAATGGCCAGCTCCATGATACTGTAGAAATGCTGGTCGCGCTGCACGTGCACGTCGGCGAAGCCGAAGGCCACGCTGGTCAGCGGCTCATCGGGCTGGTCGTGGTCGAGCAGGTCGGCTTCGGTAATCAGGCCCCGATACAGGCGGTTGTCGAGCACGGGCAGCTGGCCAACGTGGAATTCCTCCAGCCACTTGGCTGCCT
This window of the Hymenobacter aquaticus genome carries:
- a CDS encoding CBS domain-containing protein: MIAEDLLNQMIPPLKVSDSAGKAAKWLEEFHVGQLPVLDNRLYRGLITEADLLDHDQPDEPLTSVAFGFADVHVQRDQHFYSIMELAIQNKVQLVPVLDDKQEYLGVVTVGDTLAAFGQLPIAAGQGGILVLSMDERDYSLTQISRYVEENNAKVLSAHVAQDEHDPYKIRLTLKLNTPNMARITATLERFGYLITAQFSGAGEVGENEQERLDGLLKYLSL